The stretch of DNA TCTGTCCGCAACTTGGTCGGCACCCACACTGTGATCTGTACCAACTGATCACCGCTGCCGTTACGATGCAGATGTGGGATACCCTTACCACGCATCTTGAGTACTTTGCCCGGTTGAGTACCGGCCGGTATCCGCAATTGCACATCACCCCACAAAGAGGGAACCGAAACGACTCCGCCCAGAGCGGCCGTGGTGAAAGAAATGGGTAACTCGCAAACGATGTTGCCACCGCGACGGGTAAAGAACTCATGTTCACTTTCTTCGAACACGGCTATAACATCTCCCGGTTCACCGTTGCCGGGAGCAACGTTACCCATGCTGTCTACAGTCATGTAATTGCCGCTGGACACACCCGGCGGAATCTTGATCTTGATCATACTGGTACCGCGCACACGACCTTCGCCACCACAGGTGCGACAGGGGTCAGAGATTACCTCACCAACTCCGCGACACATGTTGCAGGCTGTAACCTGTTGGACCGTTCCCAGGATCGTTCGGGAAAGTGTACGTACGCGACCAGCCCCTTTACACTGAGGGCAGGTCTTTTTGCTCGATCCGGTCGCCACTCCACTGCCACCACAGTCATCACACTTGACAAGACGTTTCACGCGCAGAGATTTCTCAATACCGGTTGCAATCTCCTCCAACGTCAACTCGATACGCACCCGAAGATCTTCACCACGGTTGCGTTGCCGTCGTCCACCGCCACCCATACCGAACAAATCGTCGAAGATTGATCCCCCGGCTCCACCTCCGGCCCCACCGAAGTTGTTCATAAAAGCGCGCAGAGCGTCACCAATATCAAAGCCACCCTCGAATCCACCAAAACCTCCCCCCTGACCAAGGCCGGCATGACCAAACTGGTCATATTGCTGCCGCTTCTGGTCATCCTTGAGAACTTCGTAGGCCTCTGTAGCTTCTTTGAATCGCTCCTCAGCGGAAGCATCTCCCGGATTGCGGTCAGGATGATTCTTCATGGCCAGCTTACGATAAGCCGCCTTGATCTCATCCTCAGCTGCGCCTCGGTCAAGTCCGAGGACTTCATAGTAGTCGCGTTGTGTCATTGATCAGCTATTTCTTGTCGTCGTCGACAACCTCAAACTCAGCATCGACGGCACCTTCGGGTTTGGGTTCCTCGCCGGGAGTTTCTTCGCCTGATGGCTCAGGTTCGGCACCCGGTTGTTCGCCGGCAGCGGCCTGTTGCTCGGCCTGCGCCTGCTTGTACATCTCCTCGGCCAACTTGTGTGACGCAGTCGTGAGAGCTTCTTTGGCAGTGTTGATGACTTCAACTGATTCACTGGCAAGAGAGTCCTTCAACGCCTGGACAGCTTCTTCAATATTGGTCTTCTCTTCCTTGGATACCTTGTCACCATGCTCCTTGAGGGTTTTCTCAGTTTGATAGACGAGTTGGTCCGCCTCATTGCGAGCCTTAATCAAATCCGCCTTCTTGCTGTCCTCTTCCGCATTCTTCTCGGCATCCTGAACCATGCGTTCAATCTCCTGATCCGAGAGACTGGACGACACTTCAATCTTGATCGATTGCTCTGTACCGGTCGCCTTGTCTTTGGCGCTGACATTGACAATACCGTTGGCGTCAATATCAAACGTTACTTCAATCTGAGGCATCCCCCGTGGCGCTGCCGGGATTCCAACCAGATCGAACCGACCAAGAGTGCGGTTGTCCACAGCCATCTGGCGTTCACCCTGAAGAACATGAATTGACACCGCCGGCTGGTTGTCAGCAGCAGTCGAGAATATCTGCGACTTGTGAGTCGGAATGGTGCTGTTGCGCTCGATGAGTCTCGTCAAAACACCGCCGAGAGTTTCGATCCCCAGAGACAAAGGTGTCACGTCGAGAAGAACGATATCCTTGTCGTCCATCTCACCACCCATGATGCCGGCCTGAATTGCGGCCCCGGCAGCAACGACCTCATCCGGGTTAACCCCCTTGTGAGGCTCCTTGCCAAACACTTCCTTTACGACTTCAATTATTCGTGGCATTCTTGTCATGCCACCAACCAGAACCACTTCATCGATTTCGCCGGTCGTCATTTTGGCATCCGCCAGAGCGGCCCGACATGGGTCCATAGTGCGCTGTACAAGCGCGTCGGTAAGTTGTTCGAACTTCGCTCGACTGAGCGTCAAGTCCAGATGCTTAGGACCAGATTGATCGGCGGTCACAAACGGCAGGTTGATATTGGTCTGCATTGTGGACGAAAGCTCCACCTTGGCCTTCTCAGCCGCTTCCTTGAGCCGCTGGAGAGCCATTCGGTCATTACGGAGGTCAATGCCCTGGGTCTTTTTGAACTCGTCAGCCATCCAGTCAATGATCGCCTGATCGAAGTCGTCACCACCCAGATGCGTGTCGCCGTTGGTCGCCTCAACCTCGAACACGCCATCGGCGATACTCAGGATTGAAATATCAAAAGTGCCGCCGCCAAGATCGAAAACGGCCACTTTCTGCTTAATTTCACGTTGTAAGCCATACGAAAGTGAGGCAGCCGTTGGCTCGTTGATAATCCTCAGAACTTCCAAACCGGCAATACGGCCGGCATCCTTGGTAGCCTGACGTTGAGCGTCATTGAAATAGGCAGGGACCGTTATAACAGCCTGTTTAACCTCGCCGCCAAGATAGTTCTCTGCCGCCTGTTTTAGATAACCCAGTATCATCGCCGAGATTTCAGGCGGGTTATGCGTCTTGCCCTGGCTCTCGACCTCGACCGCTCCCTTGTCGTTAGCGACAACCTTATAAGGGACGATCTTCTCTTCAGACGAAACCTCAGAGAGCATACGACCCATAAAACGCTTGATTGAAAAAATCGTGTTCTCCGGGTTGGTCACTGCCTGACGTTTGGCTGCGGCACCTACCAGGCGCTCGCCATCTTTGGTGAAAGCAACTATCGAGGGCGTCGTACGTGCCCCTTCCTGATTGGGAATAATGATCGGTTCCTGACCCTCAAGAACCGCCACGCACGAATTCGTCGTGCCCAGATCAATGCCAATAATCTTGCCCATCGTTTGGACTCTCCTGTATCAGTCTTAGCCTATTTGTTTTCAGACATCATCATCCGCCCAGCCGGTCGGAAGAACTATCACTTTTCATCTTTCTTCTTTTCATCCACCACGCCCATACTCACACCTACCTTGGCATGACGAAGAACATGCTGTCCAAGGCGGTATCCCTTACTCATCTCGATTGCCACCAACCCCTCCTCATAATCCTCAGAAGGAACCTGCATCATCGCTTCGTGCAGATTGGGATCGAACTTTTCTCCCAGAGCTACAATCGGAGTCACTTCATATTTGTCCAGCAAAGTGGTCATCTGACCAAATATGAGTTCGGTACCCTCGCGAAATGCCTTCAAGTCAGTTTTCTTGTCCATATGCTCAAGCGCTCGTTCAAAACTGTCAGCAACTTCCAGCAGATCCAACAAGATACGCTCGGAAGCCATACGGGTCATATTCTCATAGTTGCGAGCCATGCGCTTCTTGAAATTCTCAAACTCTGCAGCCGCCCGCAATAGCTTGTCTTCAAGTTCAGCCACCCGCCGAGAGAGCTTTTCTTCCTCGGTCAGTTCTTCTTCGGGTTCCTGTTCGGGAGAAGACTCCGCGTTCTCGCTCTCTTCTTCCACTACCTGATCATTATTCTCGTCGTTTGACACAGCTTCTTCGTTCGTAACCGCGTCTTTCTTATCCGCCATGACTCAGTCTTCCTCTCTCGAATCCATTCCGGCCAGAACTTCTGTAATCGTCCTGGCGGTATAGTCAACCACCGACGCCAGTTTATTGTACGGCATCCGGGTCGGACCTACAATGCCGATCGTTCCGGCGATCTTGCCTACCCGATACGATGATGTTACCAACGAGCAGCCCAGTATCTCCGAGAACTGATTTTCCTGCCCGATCGTTATTATCAGCCCCTCTTCACCTGCCTTTAGCAGGAACTCGCGAAGAACACTGCCATCTTCGACTAACTTGATAAGTTGCGATATCCGGTCAATATCCGCAAACTCCGGCTGGAGGAGCAAATTGTCAGCACCTGATACACGAACATCACCCGGTCGATCCTCGGTCCAGATATGATCTTTGGAATCTACGATCAATTTAATAAGCCTTCCCCCTGCCGCAGCATCCACTAGCCGCTGGGAAATCGTATCGCGAATAACACCCAGCGTAAGGCCAGCCAGTCGTTCATTGAGAACTGCCTCCACCTCGCGCAACGTCGATTCGGGGATTGACGTCTCTACTTCAATAATGACACTCCGCGCCAGACCCGACCGGACCACAATCACCGCCATGATCCGCTCGTCGGAAATAGGAATCAACTCGACTCGTTTGAGAACACCCTCATCGAAACGGGGCGCGATTGATACTCCGAGCTGATTTGTAATTTCACTGAGAATCCGCGATGTCTGACCCAGGATCGCATTGATGCCACGACCCTTAAGAAGAATCGTCTGCTTGATATGTTCCTTCTCGGCCTCAGTCAACTGCTCCGGCTGGACAAGATAATCAACATAAAAGCGGTACCCAAGATCGGTGGGAACCCTTCCCGCAGACGTATGAGGCTGCGAAATCAAACCCAGTTCCTCAAGGTCCTGAAGCGTATTTCGGATCGTTGCCGAGGATACACCCATCTCGAATTTGTTGGCAATAATCCGCGAACCAACCGGATCAGCCGAACTGATATAATAGTTAATCAGATTGGCAAGGACTCGTTTTTCTCGTTCGCTCAGATTCTCAAACGCCATAACAACTTACGTCCGCAATTGACACTACTGCCATTATGGCAGTTATCTTGTCAGGTTGATAATTAATGTAAGGGTTTAAGTCTCTGAGTCAAGGAAAAAGGCAGGCATCCCTGTTTTCCAAAAGTGATTCTTCTTGTAGTGATTCTTCTTGTAGGGCAGGAGCCCTGTGCTCCTGCCAACAAACATGAGTCACCCTGAGTGGACACAGAATGGTCATATAAGACAACTGCCACCCTTCAGGCGAGGGATGACAACTCTATATCTATTTGGTCAGCGCGCTACCCTTACGGGCACATCACCGTTTCTGTTCCGGGTACTTTGCCAGCAATTCTGCCAAAGGTGGCACACCATATTTTGCTCGCTCAGAATCGGGAACATCTCGATCAATCGGTATTAATTCCTCATCACCGGTATCCTGGTTCACAACCCTATTCGTACCGTATTTCTGTATTCCTTCCGTAAAACTCAGATATCGATCAATGGAGGCAGCGACCAGCCAGCCGGCACCGTCCAGACCGGCATCGAAAGCTTGCTTGAAGAGTTCGTGTGCCAAGAGATAGTTTTCTACGCTCAGACTAACAAATTCATCATTGCAAAATGCGAGGCCTGTATGCTGAAGCACATAACCTGCGTGTAGTTTGTCGCGCGGAGTGACCACCTCGTTGGCAGCCAGGGCGGCCATTACGAGTTTCCGTCTCTCTTCGTCGGTCCTCTCAACATCCTCTCCACGCCGGCTGGCCTGATCTTCATTAAACATGATCTGTAGTTGTTCATTGCAGGCCTGATCCATTACCGGGCTGACTTTCGGCGATTTCGCAAAGACAGCCAGAGCCACTCCCAATATGAATAGGGGCAGATAACAAAAAACTCTTGTCACGGTGCTACTCCTTTCGCAATTGTACATCTTCAGACTATCTAGACAAACAGAGTTGAAATCTAAGCCATAGTTTGTACTCTGGCAATTGCCTTTTGTAGTATTGTTTTCATAGTTTCATCGTTCGTTCTTTGATTTGATCACTGGGTGGCCAATCATTCATGATGAGATTTTCGGTTTAGATCAAAGGCTTTTCCACACTAAAAAGAATATTCCCAAACAAAGCCATCTTCACTGAGCCTGACCCCGACCTTCCCCCGCAACAAAATCATTCCCTTTCCGTCCAAATGTGTTAAATTAGCTCTCAATTGAAATGTGTCCACTTCGTCAAAACCACGAAGGGAGTTGTAACTATGCGTTTCTTGCTAACCGTCATTTTCTCGCTGTTGTTTCTTGCGGCTCTATCAATTGCCGCCGACAAAGGCACCCTCGACGAAGACCTTATGTCACGACTCGAAAACCAGTTCGATAAGAACGGTCCCGATGTTGGTGTCATCAACGCTATCACAAATAACAATATCCAGGACCTCTCCCTCAACCGGGAACGAGTAGTGTCCCACGACGACCACTTCAGTCATCGTCTTAAAAAGAGCGGCATCACCAACCAGAGAGGCTCCGGCCGTTGCTGGCTGTTCGCCGGTCTGAATGTTTTCCACCCCGACATGATGACCCGTCTCAAACTCAATTCATTTGAGCTCTCCCAGCCGTACCTGACATTCTGGGACAAGATGGAAAAAGCCAATCTATTTCTCGAACAAATGATCACGCTACGGGATCGCCCTTTTGACGACCGGGAGTTATGCGTTATTCTTCGTAATCCGTTCGGCGACGGCGGCTGGTGGCATTATGTTACTGATCTAGTTGAAAAATACGGCGTGGCACCAATCTCAGCTATGCCGGAAACCAAACAGTCAGTCTCGACCGGCATTATCAATAAACTGGCTAATCGTAAACTTCGCACTTTCGCATCCGAACTTCGCACGATGCACGAAAACGGCCAGAGCGAAAAAGATCTACGTCTCCGCAAGGAAGAAATGCTTGGTGACATCTACGCAATGTTGGTCTGCACCTATGGCCAACCCCCGACCAGTTTCACTTTTCGTTACGAAGACAAAGACTCCACTGTCTCCGCACCAGTCGAGTTCACGCCGCGTTCATTCTACGATGAATTCCTGGCCGACGCTTTGCCTGAGTATGTCACGCTTATGGATAACCCCGGCAAAGAATACGACCATATTTACCAGATCGAATCCAGCCGCAATATGATCGAGAAAGCCGACCTCACCACGCTTAACCTGTCTATCGAAAAACAGAAAACGTATGTTCTGAAATCATTGCTCGACAGTCAAGCGGTCTGGTTCGCGTGTGATGTGGGCAAGGCTAATTACAAAAAAGACGGGATTATGGCCACCGACGTATATGACTACGCCAGCACTTTCGATATGGATTTCTCGATCTCCAAACGGGATCGTATCCTGTATCGCGACAGCTATCCTGGCCACGCTATGGTCATTATCGGCGTTGATACGACTTCGGATGGACAGCCAATCAAATGGCTGGTAGAAAATAGCTGGGGCACTGATCGGGGCGACGACGGTTACTGGTATATGTATGATGATTGGTTCAGCGAGTATGTATATTTCACTATCATCGATGAACGTCATCTGGATTCGGACGATCGAGATAAATTCAAACAAGACCCCATCCTCTGTCCGGTCTGGGATGTGTTCTATCAGGCACTGAGAAACAGTCGATAAGTATTATATGCACAATACGGACACATTTCTAAATAAACTCGCTTTGCTGGTCCCGGACGATCAATTCTCGGTCCAGGCCGACCAGTTGGCGGTTGCCGCCGAAGATGAATCAACCCTTCCGGGTGTTACACCCCTGGCGGTTGTGTGGGCGCTCTCCACTGACGAGATCACAGCAATTGTCAAACTCTGTTTTGAAACAGACACGCCGG from Candidatus Zixiibacteriota bacterium encodes:
- the dnaJ gene encoding molecular chaperone DnaJ — protein: MTQRDYYEVLGLDRGAAEDEIKAAYRKLAMKNHPDRNPGDASAEERFKEATEAYEVLKDDQKRQQYDQFGHAGLGQGGGFGGFEGGFDIGDALRAFMNNFGGAGGGAGGSIFDDLFGMGGGGRRQRNRGEDLRVRIELTLEEIATGIEKSLRVKRLVKCDDCGGSGVATGSSKKTCPQCKGAGRVRTLSRTILGTVQQVTACNMCRGVGEVISDPCRTCGGEGRVRGTSMIKIKIPPGVSSGNYMTVDSMGNVAPGNGEPGDVIAVFEESEHEFFTRRGGNIVCELPISFTTAALGGVVSVPSLWGDVQLRIPAGTQPGKVLKMRGKGIPHLHRNGSGDQLVQITVWVPTKLRTEDKNMLEKLSSSESFTAPTGGKSFFSKLRETLGV
- the dnaK gene encoding molecular chaperone DnaK, with the translated sequence MGKIIGIDLGTTNSCVAVLEGQEPIIIPNQEGARTTPSIVAFTKDGERLVGAAAKRQAVTNPENTIFSIKRFMGRMLSEVSSEEKIVPYKVVANDKGAVEVESQGKTHNPPEISAMILGYLKQAAENYLGGEVKQAVITVPAYFNDAQRQATKDAGRIAGLEVLRIINEPTAASLSYGLQREIKQKVAVFDLGGGTFDISILSIADGVFEVEATNGDTHLGGDDFDQAIIDWMADEFKKTQGIDLRNDRMALQRLKEAAEKAKVELSSTMQTNINLPFVTADQSGPKHLDLTLSRAKFEQLTDALVQRTMDPCRAALADAKMTTGEIDEVVLVGGMTRMPRIIEVVKEVFGKEPHKGVNPDEVVAAGAAIQAGIMGGEMDDKDIVLLDVTPLSLGIETLGGVLTRLIERNSTIPTHKSQIFSTAADNQPAVSIHVLQGERQMAVDNRTLGRFDLVGIPAAPRGMPQIEVTFDIDANGIVNVSAKDKATGTEQSIKIEVSSSLSDQEIERMVQDAEKNAEEDSKKADLIKARNEADQLVYQTEKTLKEHGDKVSKEEKTNIEEAVQALKDSLASESVEVINTAKEALTTASHKLAEEMYKQAQAEQQAAAGEQPGAEPEPSGEETPGEEPKPEGAVDAEFEVVDDDKK
- the grpE gene encoding nucleotide exchange factor GrpE, which gives rise to MADKKDAVTNEEAVSNDENNDQVVEEESENAESSPEQEPEEELTEEEKLSRRVAELEDKLLRAAAEFENFKKRMARNYENMTRMASERILLDLLEVADSFERALEHMDKKTDLKAFREGTELIFGQMTTLLDKYEVTPIVALGEKFDPNLHEAMMQVPSEDYEEGLVAIEMSKGYRLGQHVLRHAKVGVSMGVVDEKKKDEK
- the hrcA gene encoding heat-inducible transcriptional repressor HrcA, coding for MAFENLSEREKRVLANLINYYISSADPVGSRIIANKFEMGVSSATIRNTLQDLEELGLISQPHTSAGRVPTDLGYRFYVDYLVQPEQLTEAEKEHIKQTILLKGRGINAILGQTSRILSEITNQLGVSIAPRFDEGVLKRVELIPISDERIMAVIVVRSGLARSVIIEVETSIPESTLREVEAVLNERLAGLTLGVIRDTISQRLVDAAAGGRLIKLIVDSKDHIWTEDRPGDVRVSGADNLLLQPEFADIDRISQLIKLVEDGSVLREFLLKAGEEGLIITIGQENQFSEILGCSLVTSSYRVGKIAGTIGIVGPTRMPYNKLASVVDYTARTITEVLAGMDSREED